In Streptococcus respiraculi, one DNA window encodes the following:
- a CDS encoding bifunctional methylenetetrahydrofolate dehydrogenase/methenyltetrahydrofolate cyclohydrolase produces the protein MIRMDGKALAEKMQGQLAEKTAALKEKTGVAPGLVVILVGDNPASQVYVRNKERSALAAGFRSEVVRLPDTTTQEELLAMIARYNQDAAWHGILVQLPLPTHIDEEVILLAINPDKDVDGFHPMNMGKFWSGHPVMIPSTPAGIMELLREYGINPEGKKAVVIGRSNIVGKPMAQLLLDANATVTIAHSRTENLPALAQEADILVVAIGRGHFVTKDFVKEGAVVIDVGMNRDENGKLIGDVAFDEVNKIASYITPVPGGVGPMTITMLMEQTYYACKRFLDAQANQP, from the coding sequence ATGATACGAATGGATGGAAAAGCCTTAGCAGAAAAAATGCAGGGACAGTTGGCAGAAAAAACAGCGGCGCTAAAAGAAAAGACTGGTGTAGCACCGGGGCTTGTGGTGATTTTGGTTGGGGATAATCCTGCTAGTCAGGTCTATGTTCGCAACAAGGAACGCTCAGCTTTGGCAGCAGGTTTTCGTAGCGAAGTAGTGCGCTTGCCTGATACGACCACTCAAGAGGAACTTTTAGCGATGATTGCCCGCTATAATCAGGATGCGGCTTGGCACGGTATCCTAGTCCAGCTTCCCTTACCTACACATATCGATGAGGAAGTAATTTTACTTGCGATTAATCCGGATAAAGATGTAGACGGTTTTCATCCTATGAACATGGGGAAATTCTGGAGTGGACATCCTGTCATGATTCCTTCGACTCCAGCAGGAATTATGGAGCTCTTACGTGAGTATGGCATCAATCCAGAAGGTAAAAAAGCTGTTGTGATTGGTCGTAGCAACATTGTCGGAAAGCCCATGGCTCAACTCTTGCTGGATGCTAATGCAACGGTGACTATTGCTCATTCGCGGACGGAGAACCTACCAGCCCTTGCTCAAGAAGCGGATATTTTAGTGGTAGCTATCGGACGTGGACATTTTGTGACCAAGGATTTCGTCAAAGAAGGGGCTGTCGTCATTGATGTCGGCATGAACCGTGATGAGAATGGTAAGCTGATTGGCGATGTGGCCTTTGATGAGGTAAACAAAATCGCAAGCTATATCACACCCGTTCCTGGAGGTGTAGGTCCTATGACCATTACCATGCTCATGGAACAAACCTACTATGCTTGCAAAAGATTTCTTGATGCGCAAGCAAATCAGCCCTAA
- a CDS encoding amino acid ABC transporter ATP-binding protein: MRETIISIKNLHKSFGKNEVLKGIDLEIEKGQVVVIIGPSGSGKSTFLRTMNLLEVPTKGTVTFEGVDITDKSNNIFKMREKMGMVFQQFNLFPNMSVLDNITLSPIKTKGLAKSEAEKIAYDLLEKVGLPDKAHAYPQSLSGGQQQRIAIARGLAMDPDVLLFDEPTSALDPEMVGEVLGVMKDLAKSGMTMVIVTHEMGFAREVADRVIFMDGGVVVEDGTPQQVFEETQEERTKNFLSKVL, encoded by the coding sequence ATGCGTGAGACCATTATTTCGATTAAAAATCTTCATAAATCATTCGGTAAAAATGAGGTCTTAAAGGGAATTGACCTCGAGATTGAAAAGGGGCAGGTGGTCGTGATTATCGGACCGTCTGGTAGTGGGAAGTCAACCTTCTTGCGCACCATGAATTTGCTTGAAGTGCCCACCAAGGGTACGGTGACCTTTGAGGGTGTGGATATTACCGACAAGTCGAATAATATTTTCAAAATGAGGGAAAAAATGGGCATGGTCTTTCAGCAATTCAATCTTTTCCCAAATATGTCCGTTTTAGACAATATCACCTTGTCACCGATTAAGACCAAGGGATTGGCAAAGAGTGAGGCAGAAAAAATTGCCTATGACTTACTTGAAAAAGTGGGATTGCCAGACAAGGCTCACGCTTATCCGCAGAGCTTATCAGGGGGGCAACAGCAGCGGATTGCTATTGCGCGTGGTCTTGCAATGGATCCTGACGTGTTACTCTTTGATGAGCCGACCTCTGCCCTTGACCCTGAAATGGTTGGTGAGGTGTTAGGTGTTATGAAGGACTTGGCCAAGTCAGGAATGACCATGGTTATTGTCACCCATGAAATGGGCTTTGCACGTGAGGTAGCCGACCGCGTCATCTTCATGGACGGTGGTGTTGTTGTAGAAGACGGTACACCGCAGCAGGTCTTTGAAGAAACTCAGGAAGAACGGACAAAAAATTTCTTGTCGAAGGTATTATAG
- a CDS encoding amino acid ABC transporter permease has translation MDFSFLPKYWDYFNYGAIVTLMIAALVVFFGSILGIILAFAQRSKFRPLAWLANIYVWIFRGTPMVVQIMIAFAVMNISAPTFELGILSVDLSRLLPGIIVISMNSGAYVSETVRAGINAVPKGQLEAAYSLGIRPFEAMKSVIMPQAVKNILPALGNEFVTILKDSSLLSTIGVIELWNSATTVASTTYLTLTPLLFAAAYYLVMTSVLTLAIQAFEKRLNKGGQTHA, from the coding sequence ATGGATTTTTCATTCCTTCCTAAATATTGGGATTATTTTAATTATGGAGCGATTGTAACCTTAATGATTGCAGCCTTAGTGGTTTTTTTCGGAAGTATCTTGGGAATCATTTTGGCTTTTGCCCAACGCAGCAAATTTCGTCCCTTGGCTTGGTTGGCTAATATCTATGTTTGGATTTTCCGCGGAACCCCCATGGTGGTGCAAATCATGATTGCCTTTGCGGTTATGAATATCTCAGCACCGACCTTTGAGTTGGGGATTTTATCTGTGGATTTGTCACGCCTCTTACCAGGGATTATCGTGATTTCGATGAACAGCGGGGCTTACGTATCTGAGACTGTACGAGCAGGGATTAACGCTGTTCCCAAAGGGCAATTAGAAGCCGCCTATTCTCTCGGGATTCGCCCTTTTGAAGCCATGAAATCGGTCATCATGCCTCAAGCGGTGAAAAATATTTTGCCAGCCTTAGGAAATGAATTTGTGACCATTTTAAAAGACAGCTCGCTCTTATCTACTATTGGTGTCATCGAGCTTTGGAACAGTGCAACGACCGTTGCGTCAACGACTTACTTGACCTTGACTCCTCTCTTGTTTGCGGCGGCTTATTATTTGGTTATGACCAGTGTCTTGACCTTAGCGATTCAGGCATTTGAGAAACGGTTGAACAAAGGAGGACAGACACATGCGTGA
- a CDS encoding DUF1797 family protein, whose amino-acid sequence MESHLVRIINRLEAMATDGGTLKRNFERDGVVVAEVAYSFDEENGSVFTLRDVQARETYTFDSIDLIAMEIYELLY is encoded by the coding sequence ATGGAATCACATTTAGTGCGAATTATTAACCGTTTGGAAGCTATGGCGACTGACGGTGGAACCTTAAAACGTAATTTTGAGCGTGACGGCGTTGTCGTTGCAGAGGTTGCTTATAGCTTCGATGAGGAAAATGGTTCGGTCTTTACGCTTCGCGATGTTCAAGCGCGTGAGACATACACATTTGACAGCATTGACTTGATTGCAATGGAAATTTATGAATTATTGTACTAA
- a CDS encoding ATP-dependent Clp protease ATP-binding subunit → MLCHNCNINDATIHLYTNLNGKQQQVDLCHNCYQIMKTDPNNAILKGLGDLANPNSMDPFSEFFNNIGGIPGHTPAGKPRNQTPPTQAGGGNRGNNGGPTPPPQQPKGLLDEFGINVTEIARRGDIDPVIGRDEEIKRVIEILNRRTKNNPVLIGEPGVGKTAVVEGLAQKIVDGDVPQKLQGREVIRLDVVSLVQGTGIRGQFEERMQKLMEEIRNRKEIILFIDEIHEIVGAGSAGDGNMDAGNILKPALARGEMQLVGATTLNEYRIIEKDAALERRMQPVKVDEPSVDETITILKGIQSKYQDYHHVKYTDEAIEAAAILSNRYIQDRFLPDKAIDLLDEAGSKMNLTLNFVDPKEIDQRLIDAENRKAQATRDEDFEKAAYYRDQIAKYKEMQKATISEEDIPVITEKEIEAIIEQKTNIPVGDLKEKEQSQLINLASDLKAHVIGQDEAVDKISKAIRRNRVGLGAPNRPIGSFLFVGPTGVGKTELSKQLAIELFGSADSMIRFDMSEYMEKHAVAKLVGAPPGYVGYEEAGQLTEKVRRNPYSLILLDEIEKAHPDVMHMFLQVLDDGRLTDGQGRTVSFKDTIIIMTSNAGTGKVEASVGFGAALEGRTQSVLGQLSNFFSPEFMNRFDGIIEFHALNKENLLHIVDLMLLDVNKRLETTGLTLHVTDKVKEKLVDLGYDPKMGARPLRRTIQEYIEDPLTDFYLEHPEEKNLRAVLTSKGTISIKAK, encoded by the coding sequence ATGCTTTGTCATAACTGTAATATCAATGATGCAACCATTCATCTTTATACAAATCTTAACGGAAAACAACAACAAGTAGACCTCTGCCACAACTGCTACCAAATCATGAAAACAGATCCTAACAATGCTATTTTAAAAGGCTTGGGCGACCTTGCCAATCCAAATAGCATGGATCCCTTTAGCGAATTTTTCAATAATATCGGAGGCATCCCAGGACACACGCCTGCTGGAAAACCGCGCAACCAAACTCCGCCAACCCAAGCAGGGGGAGGCAACCGTGGAAACAACGGAGGTCCAACTCCTCCACCACAACAACCAAAAGGCTTGCTAGACGAATTTGGTATCAACGTGACAGAAATTGCTCGCCGTGGAGACATCGACCCTGTCATCGGACGCGACGAGGAAATCAAGCGTGTCATCGAAATCCTCAACCGCAGAACTAAGAACAATCCTGTCCTTATCGGGGAACCCGGTGTCGGAAAAACAGCTGTTGTCGAAGGCCTAGCCCAAAAAATTGTCGACGGGGATGTCCCACAAAAACTCCAAGGACGTGAAGTCATCCGCCTTGATGTAGTCAGCCTCGTTCAAGGTACTGGTATCCGCGGTCAATTTGAAGAACGCATGCAAAAACTCATGGAAGAAATCCGCAATCGCAAGGAAATCATTCTCTTTATTGATGAAATTCATGAGATTGTAGGTGCTGGCTCTGCTGGTGATGGCAACATGGATGCGGGGAATATTTTGAAACCCGCTCTTGCTCGTGGGGAAATGCAGCTGGTCGGTGCGACTACGCTCAACGAATACCGCATTATTGAAAAAGATGCAGCCTTGGAGCGGCGCATGCAGCCTGTAAAGGTCGATGAGCCAAGTGTGGACGAGACCATTACTATTCTAAAAGGAATCCAAAGTAAGTACCAAGACTATCATCATGTCAAATACACCGATGAAGCCATTGAAGCAGCTGCTATCTTGTCCAACCGCTACATTCAAGATCGCTTCTTGCCAGACAAGGCTATTGACTTGCTGGACGAAGCCGGTTCTAAGATGAACTTGACCTTGAATTTCGTTGATCCAAAAGAGATTGACCAACGCTTGATTGACGCTGAAAATCGCAAGGCCCAGGCCACTCGTGATGAGGACTTTGAAAAAGCAGCCTACTACCGCGACCAAATCGCCAAATACAAGGAAATGCAAAAAGCAACGATTAGCGAAGAAGATATTCCCGTCATTACGGAAAAAGAAATCGAAGCCATTATCGAGCAAAAAACCAATATTCCTGTTGGAGATTTGAAAGAAAAAGAACAGTCACAATTGATCAACCTAGCCAGCGACTTAAAAGCCCATGTCATCGGTCAAGATGAAGCTGTTGATAAGATTTCTAAGGCTATTCGTCGCAATCGGGTCGGTCTCGGCGCACCGAACCGTCCAATCGGAAGTTTCCTTTTCGTTGGACCAACAGGGGTCGGAAAAACCGAGCTATCAAAACAACTAGCCATTGAACTGTTCGGTTCTGCCGATAGCATGATTCGCTTTGACATGTCTGAGTACATGGAAAAACACGCCGTCGCAAAATTAGTCGGAGCGCCTCCAGGCTATGTAGGCTACGAAGAAGCTGGACAATTGACAGAAAAAGTCCGCCGCAATCCATACTCTCTTATCCTACTTGATGAAATTGAAAAAGCCCACCCAGATGTCATGCACATGTTCCTCCAAGTCCTTGATGACGGTCGCTTGACAGACGGACAAGGTCGCACTGTTAGCTTCAAAGATACCATTATCATCATGACCTCCAACGCTGGAACAGGTAAGGTCGAAGCCAGTGTCGGTTTCGGTGCTGCTCTTGAAGGACGAACCCAGTCTGTCCTCGGTCAGTTGAGCAACTTCTTCAGTCCAGAATTTATGAACCGCTTTGACGGCATTATCGAATTCCACGCCCTCAACAAGGAAAACCTCCTTCACATTGTGGATCTTATGCTCCTTGATGTGAACAAACGCTTGGAAACAACAGGACTTACTCTCCACGTGACCGATAAAGTCAAGGAAAAATTAGTCGATTTAGGCTACGATCCGAAAATGGGTGCTCGTCCGCTTCGCAGAACCATTCAAGAGTACATTGAAGACCCATTGACTGACTTCTATTTGGAACATCCTGAAGAAAAGAACCTTCGCGCTGTTTTAACCAGCAAGGGTACGATTTCTATCAAAGCAAAATGA
- a CDS encoding NUDIX hydrolase, whose protein sequence is MTQATFGKKETGVTYQNRYGVYAVIPDTKKEQIILVQAPNGAWFLPGGEIEAGENHLTALKRELIEELGFTAEIGEYYGQADEYFYSRHRDTHYYNPAYIYEVISYHEIGQPLEDFNHLAWFDIDTAIEKLKRGSHKWGIEQWKLAHQDN, encoded by the coding sequence ATGACACAGGCTACATTTGGTAAAAAAGAAACAGGAGTGACCTATCAGAATCGCTACGGCGTCTACGCTGTCATTCCCGATACAAAAAAAGAGCAGATTATTCTCGTGCAAGCTCCGAATGGCGCTTGGTTCCTTCCAGGAGGGGAGATTGAAGCTGGAGAAAATCATTTGACTGCTCTCAAGCGTGAATTAATAGAAGAACTGGGCTTTACAGCAGAAATTGGTGAATATTACGGTCAGGCTGATGAATACTTCTACTCCCGTCACCGTGACACCCACTACTACAATCCTGCCTATATCTACGAAGTGATCAGCTACCACGAAATTGGCCAGCCCCTCGAAGACTTTAACCACCTAGCTTGGTTTGACATCGATACAGCGATTGAAAAGCTCAAACGCGGCAGCCACAAATGGGGCATTGAGCAGTGGAAATTGGCTCATCAAGACAACTAA
- a CDS encoding DUF1827 family protein, which yields MKIINTTNSQAQLVQNQLANTDAFLVETYSAGNTDVIFTQAPLHYELLISNKYRAVQMLEIEQIRDFFLKRKIDTKIINQAGIQTIHTDRLIEMSIPIVK from the coding sequence ATGAAAATCATCAACACGACAAACAGTCAAGCACAGCTCGTGCAAAACCAATTAGCAAACACAGATGCCTTTTTGGTAGAGACCTACTCTGCTGGAAATACAGATGTCATCTTCACCCAAGCACCCCTTCACTACGAACTCTTGATTAGCAACAAATACCGCGCTGTTCAAATGCTAGAAATCGAACAAATTCGGGACTTCTTCCTCAAACGCAAGATTGATACCAAGATTATTAATCAAGCAGGTATCCAAACCATTCATACTGACCGCTTGATTGAAATGTCGATTCCGATTGTGAAATAA
- a CDS encoding DUF6261 family protein, with protein sequence MIYTYGIKHLAVRGLDSASFLQLMIESREAIASFIKEYKVEAVYSKKLEEFSTVLDTFQKVSLIKTSSKTAQSLETADRARDATVLTLSNLIRAFSRVTEPATKSAYDTLSTVFKEYKVSVTDSYEKESVKITQLLKVLARKDCQQALSSLYLTTYLEQLVAAQATFDRIYKLHLEEEKGQMPSQVKILRAQLFELYNFFVDFTAIMTSAYPDRRELSDLLKELNVIRQRYTKRKSLQVGEEEKIPALDV encoded by the coding sequence ATGATTTATACGTATGGTATTAAACATTTGGCAGTAAGAGGGTTAGATAGCGCTAGCTTTCTTCAATTGATGATCGAAAGTAGAGAAGCGATTGCAAGTTTTATTAAAGAGTATAAGGTGGAGGCTGTCTATTCCAAAAAGCTAGAGGAATTTTCGACTGTACTTGACACCTTTCAAAAAGTCTCCCTCATCAAAACTAGCAGTAAAACGGCCCAGTCTTTGGAGACGGCAGATAGAGCACGAGATGCTACAGTCTTAACCCTGTCAAACTTGATTCGAGCCTTTTCTCGTGTCACAGAACCTGCAACTAAGTCTGCCTATGACACCTTATCGACGGTCTTCAAAGAGTACAAGGTGAGTGTTACAGATAGCTATGAGAAAGAAAGTGTCAAAATCACTCAACTGCTCAAGGTTCTCGCAAGGAAAGACTGCCAACAAGCCTTGTCGAGCCTCTATTTAACCACCTATCTGGAACAGTTGGTTGCGGCACAAGCGACATTTGACCGTATCTATAAGCTGCATTTGGAAGAAGAAAAAGGGCAAATGCCTAGTCAGGTGAAGATTTTGCGGGCACAACTATTTGAACTCTATAACTTCTTTGTCGATTTTACAGCAATCATGACTTCTGCCTATCCCGATAGGCGAGAGCTCAGCGATCTTCTCAAGGAGCTCAATGTCATCCGCCAACGCTACACAAAACGTAAGTCTTTACAGGTGGGCGAGGAGGAAAAAATCCCCGCACTAGATGTCTAG
- the ileS gene encoding isoleucine--tRNA ligase — protein MKLKETLNLGKTAFPMRAGLPTKEPVWQKEWEEAKLYQKRQELNEGKPHFILHDGPPYANGNIHVGHAMNKISKDIIVRSKSMSGFYAPYIPGWDTHGLPIEQVLSKQGVKRKEMDLVEYLKLCRDYALSQVDKQREDFKRLGVSGDWDNPYVTLTPDFEAAQIRVFGEMAKKGYIYRGAKPVYWSWSSESALAEAEIEYHDLVSTSLYYANRVKDGKGILDTNTYIVVWTTTPFTITASRGLTVGPDFEYVVVKPENDNRQFVVAGELLNSLAERFGWENPQVVASYKGQELDRIVTAHPWDEAQDELVMNGDHVTLDSGTGIVHTAPGFGEDDYNVGVKYGLEVAVTVNERGIMMENAGVDFEGQFYDKVVPTVIEKLGDLLLAQEEISHSYPFDWRTKKPIIWRAVPQWFASVSKFRQDILDEIEKVKFHTEWGKVRLYNMIRDRGDWVISRQRAWGVPLPIFYAEDGTPIMTEETIEHVAELFAEHGSIIWWERDAKDLLPSGFTHPGSPNGAFTKETDIMDVWFDSGSSWNGVLNTRPELSYPADLYLEGSDQYRGWFNSSLITSVASNGVAPYKQILSQGFALDGKGEKMSKSLGNTILPSDVEKQFGAEILRLWVTSVDSSNDVRISMDILSQVSETYRKIRNTLRFLIANTSDFVPATDSVAYEDLRPVDKYMTIRFNQVVASIREAYADFKFLDIYKTIVNFVTVDLSAFYLDFAKDVVYIEGAKSLERRQMQTVFYDMLVKLTKLLTPILPHTAEEIWSYLEHEAEDFVQLAELPAAETFANQDEILDTWAAFMEFRTKAQKALEEARTEKVIGKSLEAHLTVYPNEETKVLLNAIGSDVAQLLIVSDLTIADGEAPEGSVTFEDVAFSVERAAGEVCERCRRLDTSVGTNSNPHLATVCDHCASVLEANFSEAVAEGFEAK, from the coding sequence ATGAAACTAAAAGAAACCCTTAATCTTGGAAAAACAGCCTTTCCAATGCGTGCTGGCTTGCCAACCAAAGAACCAGTTTGGCAAAAGGAATGGGAAGAGGCAAAGCTCTACCAAAAACGTCAGGAATTAAACGAAGGCAAACCGCACTTTATCTTGCATGACGGCCCTCCGTACGCCAATGGGAATATCCACGTTGGACACGCTATGAACAAGATTTCAAAAGACATCATCGTGCGTTCTAAGTCTATGTCAGGCTTCTATGCGCCTTATATTCCAGGTTGGGATACGCATGGTCTACCAATCGAGCAAGTCTTGTCTAAGCAAGGTGTGAAACGCAAGGAGATGGACTTGGTGGAATACCTCAAACTCTGCCGTGATTATGCTCTTAGCCAAGTAGACAAGCAGCGTGAGGATTTCAAACGCCTCGGTGTGTCTGGTGACTGGGATAATCCTTATGTGACCTTGACACCAGACTTTGAAGCGGCTCAAATCCGTGTCTTTGGTGAAATGGCTAAAAAAGGCTATATCTACCGTGGTGCAAAGCCAGTCTACTGGTCATGGTCATCTGAGTCAGCTCTTGCAGAAGCTGAAATCGAATACCATGACTTGGTTTCAACCTCTCTTTACTATGCCAACCGTGTCAAAGACGGTAAAGGAATCTTAGATACCAATACCTATATCGTTGTCTGGACGACAACACCATTTACCATTACCGCTTCTCGTGGATTGACTGTGGGGCCTGACTTTGAGTATGTGGTTGTGAAACCTGAAAATGACAATCGTCAATTTGTCGTAGCAGGAGAATTATTGAACAGCCTCGCAGAGCGTTTCGGCTGGGAGAATCCACAAGTAGTCGCAAGCTATAAGGGTCAAGAATTGGACCGCATCGTGACTGCACACCCATGGGACGAAGCACAAGACGAATTGGTCATGAATGGTGACCATGTTACCCTTGACTCTGGTACAGGAATCGTCCATACCGCACCTGGGTTTGGTGAGGACGACTACAATGTCGGTGTTAAATATGGCTTGGAAGTCGCTGTTACTGTCAATGAACGCGGTATCATGATGGAAAATGCTGGAGTTGATTTTGAAGGACAATTCTATGATAAGGTTGTGCCAACCGTTATCGAAAAATTAGGCGACCTTCTCCTTGCCCAAGAAGAAATCTCTCACTCCTACCCATTTGACTGGCGAACTAAAAAACCAATCATCTGGCGTGCTGTGCCACAATGGTTTGCTTCCGTATCAAAATTCCGTCAGGATATTCTTGATGAAATCGAAAAAGTTAAATTCCATACCGAATGGGGGAAAGTTCGTCTTTACAACATGATTCGTGACCGTGGTGACTGGGTCATCTCTCGTCAGCGTGCGTGGGGTGTGCCACTTCCAATTTTCTATGCAGAAGATGGAACACCAATTATGACAGAAGAAACGATTGAACATGTCGCAGAACTCTTTGCAGAGCATGGTTCCATCATCTGGTGGGAACGAGATGCCAAGGATCTCTTGCCATCAGGCTTTACTCACCCAGGATCTCCAAACGGCGCATTTACCAAGGAAACTGACATCATGGACGTATGGTTTGATTCAGGTTCGTCATGGAATGGTGTCTTGAATACCCGTCCAGAACTCAGCTATCCAGCAGACCTCTACTTGGAAGGCTCTGACCAGTACCGCGGTTGGTTCAACTCATCACTCATCACCTCTGTTGCCTCAAACGGAGTTGCTCCTTACAAGCAGATTCTTTCGCAAGGGTTTGCCTTGGATGGAAAAGGGGAGAAGATGTCTAAGTCTCTTGGAAATACCATCTTGCCAAGTGATGTGGAAAAACAATTTGGTGCGGAAATCTTGCGCCTTTGGGTAACCAGTGTTGATTCAAGCAATGATGTACGGATTTCGATGGATATTTTAAGTCAAGTTTCAGAAACCTACCGGAAAATCCGCAATACCCTTCGTTTCTTGATTGCCAATACCTCAGACTTTGTCCCAGCAACAGATAGCGTAGCTTATGAGGACTTGCGTCCTGTGGACAAATATATGACTATCCGCTTCAATCAAGTGGTCGCAAGCATTCGCGAAGCCTATGCGGATTTCAAATTCTTGGATATTTATAAGACTATTGTGAACTTTGTTACGGTTGACTTGTCAGCCTTCTACCTAGACTTTGCCAAAGACGTTGTCTATATTGAAGGGGCAAAATCGCTGGAGCGCCGTCAAATGCAGACCGTATTCTATGACATGTTGGTCAAATTGACCAAGCTCTTGACTCCAATCCTGCCGCATACAGCAGAGGAAATCTGGTCTTACTTGGAGCATGAAGCAGAAGACTTCGTCCAACTAGCAGAATTGCCAGCCGCAGAAACCTTTGCTAACCAAGACGAAATCTTGGACACTTGGGCAGCCTTTATGGAATTCCGAACTAAAGCGCAAAAAGCCTTGGAAGAAGCACGTACTGAAAAAGTCATCGGTAAATCTCTTGAGGCACATTTGACAGTTTATCCAAACGAAGAGACCAAGGTGCTACTAAACGCGATTGGTAGTGATGTGGCGCAGCTTCTTATCGTGTCAGACTTGACAATTGCAGACGGAGAAGCACCAGAGGGTAGCGTAACCTTTGAAGATGTAGCCTTTAGCGTTGAACGTGCAGCAGGAGAAGTCTGTGAGCGTTGCCGCCGCCTTGATACAAGTGTCGGAACGAATAGTAATCCACATCTTGCAACCGTCTGTGACCACTGTGCCTCAGTCCTTGAAGCAAACTTCTCAGAAGCGGTTGCAGAAGGATTTGAAGCGAAATAG
- a CDS encoding GNAT family N-acetyltransferase, whose amino-acid sequence MIKLQLVDETTFDAVLGLSVAQKDERRLASNLYSLAQAWLYREKDELEPLAILAGNQVVGFLLLMKQQEEESYLIWRLMIDQAYQNRGYGTEALKWVIRYAKNDSTCKRLVTSYVVGNHKMRGILDSLGFQSTGLATNEIVMTLEF is encoded by the coding sequence ATGATAAAATTACAACTAGTAGATGAGACAACATTTGATGCAGTCCTTGGGCTGTCTGTCGCCCAAAAAGACGAGCGCCGTCTGGCTTCTAATCTCTACTCGCTAGCACAAGCCTGGCTCTATCGTGAAAAGGACGAGCTTGAGCCCTTGGCGATTCTAGCAGGAAATCAGGTGGTGGGCTTTCTGCTCTTGATGAAACAGCAAGAGGAGGAAAGTTATCTGATTTGGCGCTTGATGATTGACCAAGCCTATCAAAATCGTGGTTATGGTACAGAAGCCTTGAAGTGGGTCATTCGCTATGCAAAGAATGATTCTACTTGCAAGCGTCTAGTCACCAGCTATGTGGTCGGAAATCACAAGATGCGTGGGATTTTAGACAGTCTAGGCTTTCAATCGACAGGCCTAGCCACCAATGAAATCGTAATGACATTAGAATTTTAA
- a CDS encoding DivIVA domain-containing protein, translating to MALTSLELKDKTFGTKFRGYDPEEVDEFLDIVTDDYEELVRKNHEQEIEIKSLKDRLAYFDELKESLSQSVILAQDTAEKVKVAAKEQAANIIKQAEYDSQSLLNVSKDKANEILRTATDNAKKVAVETEELKNKTRVFHQRLKSTIESQLALVDSPEWEEILRPTASYLQTSDEAFREVLEEALAESVDTPEDDLDVTRQMSAEEMAELARQAEALEQEAASVEDYEATTEE from the coding sequence ATGGCACTTACATCATTAGAGCTCAAAGATAAAACATTTGGCACTAAATTTAGAGGATATGATCCAGAAGAAGTAGACGAATTTTTGGACATTGTCACCGATGATTATGAAGAACTCGTTCGGAAAAATCATGAGCAAGAAATCGAAATCAAATCTTTGAAAGATCGTCTTGCTTACTTTGACGAATTGAAAGAATCACTCAGTCAATCTGTTATTTTGGCCCAGGATACAGCTGAGAAAGTGAAGGTTGCTGCGAAAGAACAAGCAGCTAACATTATCAAGCAAGCAGAATACGACAGCCAATCCTTGCTCAATGTGTCGAAGGACAAGGCTAATGAAATTCTACGTACTGCAACGGATAATGCCAAAAAAGTGGCCGTTGAGACAGAAGAGTTGAAGAACAAGACACGTGTCTTCCATCAACGTCTCAAATCAACTATTGAGAGCCAGTTGGCCTTGGTTGATTCGCCTGAATGGGAGGAAATTTTACGTCCAACAGCTTCTTACTTGCAAACGAGTGATGAAGCTTTCCGTGAAGTTCTAGAAGAAGCCTTGGCTGAGTCAGTGGATACACCTGAAGATGATTTGGATGTAACACGTCAAATGTCAGCAGAAGAAATGGCTGAATTAGCAAGACAGGCAGAAGCTCTTGAGCAAGAAGCAGCATCAGTTGAAGATTACGAAGCAACAACAGAAGAATAA